tcaaagaaatcgcAGACATCCCTCTCTGATAGAATCTTGAAACtaataatttcaaatacTGGGGGGCTTTGGTATGCCCCATACCACGCACCAACTCGAATGTCCAATACCTGTCCATCTATCAATAtaaaatcatttttatgGGTCGAAAATAACCTTTCACACATATATAAGCAcatttcttcttcgctATTTTTTACACTGAGACAGCGAAGATTCCTCACGACCACTTTACAGAAAAAACCATCAGTACGTTCTTCATCTGACTCAcagaacaagaaatctACAAATCGAACAACAATTCTAAATCTTTCAGATGGATGAATACCGtctaatttcttgtttCCATCATTAATTTTATGAATGACATCGTACTTCCTTGCtatcttatttttcaagcatTTTAAATCCACCACGAGCTGGCTCatacactttttttttgcgatCCTCTTGAAAAAGGTGAACAGCCTTGGAAGATTATTGTTCAATTCTCATTACCACTCGCTCATCTTTTCCTATCATATTAGGTTCCAaaaaaaggggaaaaaataacgacAACTGCAGGATTTGAACCTGCGCGGGCAGAGCCC
This genomic window from Saccharomyces kudriavzevii IFO 1802 strain IFO1802 genome assembly, chromosome: 12 contains:
- the TEN1 gene encoding Ten1p (similar to Saccharomyces cerevisiae TEN1 (YLR010C); ancestral locus Anc_5.234), which translates into the protein MSQLVVDLKCLKNKIARKYDVIHKINDGNKKLDGIHPSERFRIVVRFVDFLFCESDEERTDGFFCKVVVRNLRCLSVKNSEEEMCLYMCERLFSTHKNDFILIDGQVLDIRVGAWYGAYQSPPVFEIISFKILSERDVCDFFEFVRSPIGEKFLNISNL